In Ancylobacter pratisalsi, one DNA window encodes the following:
- a CDS encoding efflux RND transporter permease subunit, whose translation MASFFIARPVFAIVLALATVLGGLMSISTLPISQYPEIAPVTVRVTSTYTGATAEAVENSVTRKIESAMTGLVGLLYMSSTSNTGTSSVALTFANGTDPELAQVQVQNRLSTVTSQLPEAVQNQGVRVNRAPLGILMIGNIISRDGRYTMNQLSDIMSSQIEERIERIEGVGAVQAFGSGYAMRIWLDPAALQQYQLMPSDVVAAVGAQNIQVAAGYIGASPAIQGQQIKATIIARTQMTSAEQFERIILKTAGDGSVVRVTDVGRVELGLESYGQSASFNDMPAAGFGVQLASGANAVTTAELVHAELDSLANSLPAGVEVAYSYETTPFVVLSIEKVIHTLIEAIVLVFLVLLLFLQNFRATLIPMIAVPVVLLGTFGVLAALGYSINMLTMFAMVLAIGLLVDDAIVVVENVERIMRDENVSAREATERSMGEITNALIGIALVLTAVFIPMAFFSGSVGVIYRQFSVTIASAMILSVLAAVVLTPALCAIMLKPTHGGPLSRWLGWFDRGFNRTTSGYTAVVGKLVARPFTVFVAFAAIVIGAYVLYQRLPTSFVPEEDQGVLMTQITLPAGANAVRTQAVVDLVKDYYLQDEKDGVQSVFMSLGFGFGTSGENTATGFVRLKDFDQRTDARLSASAIAKRAAAHFKQIRDADVFVLQPPAIQGMGQSSGFTMFLQDSANQGRAALVAASNTLVEQGAMKPAITNLRGNTKTLEPQLKLNVDQEKASAMGVDPSTINALVSTVFSGTNVNDFVYNGVIKPVYVQADAPYRMQPGDINHWYARSSNDEMVPFTAFAGSSWIQGSPSLARFNGTAAIEIAGSAAPGKSSGAAMGQAESLVSALPGGFTSAWSGLSYQERLAGSQAAMLYAISVLVVFLCLAALYESWSIPFSVILAVPVGVLGALLAASVFAQSNDVYFKVGLLTTIGLTAKNAILIVEFAKDLISKGRPPIEAVLHAAGLRLRPIVMTSLAFVLGVLPLARATGAGSSAQNSIGIGLMGGMLTATVLGVFFVPVFFVTIARLVGARGSSAVTSLETEIDRT comes from the coding sequence ATCGCTAGTTTTTTCATTGCGCGCCCGGTCTTTGCAATCGTCCTCGCCCTTGCGACGGTGCTTGGGGGGCTGATGTCTATCTCGACGCTGCCGATTTCGCAGTACCCGGAAATCGCTCCGGTTACCGTCAGGGTGACCTCGACCTACACGGGAGCCACTGCCGAAGCCGTCGAGAACTCAGTCACCCGTAAGATCGAAAGCGCGATGACCGGTCTGGTTGGCCTGCTCTACATGAGCTCCACATCAAATACAGGCACTTCATCGGTTGCCCTGACGTTCGCAAACGGCACGGATCCTGAACTGGCGCAGGTTCAGGTGCAGAACCGCTTGTCCACCGTAACCTCGCAACTCCCGGAGGCGGTTCAGAACCAGGGCGTGCGGGTCAACCGGGCGCCGTTGGGCATTCTCATGATCGGCAACATCATCTCGCGTGACGGACGCTATACGATGAATCAGCTGTCCGACATCATGTCGAGCCAGATTGAGGAGCGCATCGAACGCATAGAAGGCGTGGGAGCCGTCCAGGCTTTTGGTTCGGGCTATGCGATGCGTATCTGGCTGGATCCCGCTGCCCTGCAACAATACCAGTTGATGCCCAGTGATGTCGTCGCCGCCGTTGGTGCCCAGAATATCCAGGTTGCCGCCGGGTACATCGGAGCTAGCCCCGCCATTCAGGGCCAGCAGATCAAGGCGACTATTATCGCCAGGACGCAAATGACGTCGGCTGAGCAATTTGAGCGTATTATCCTGAAAACCGCAGGGGATGGCTCAGTGGTTCGCGTCACCGACGTCGGCCGGGTCGAACTGGGCCTCGAAAGCTATGGGCAGAGCGCGAGCTTCAACGACATGCCCGCGGCGGGCTTCGGCGTTCAGCTGGCATCAGGCGCCAACGCGGTAACGACCGCGGAGCTGGTTCACGCCGAGCTCGACAGCCTGGCGAATTCGCTCCCCGCAGGAGTCGAGGTGGCGTATTCCTATGAAACTACGCCATTTGTCGTGCTTTCGATCGAGAAGGTGATCCATACGCTCATTGAAGCGATCGTCCTTGTGTTTCTTGTCCTATTGCTGTTCCTGCAAAACTTCCGCGCAACCCTCATCCCCATGATCGCCGTGCCGGTCGTCTTACTGGGGACATTCGGCGTCCTCGCGGCGCTCGGCTATTCGATCAACATGCTGACTATGTTCGCAATGGTGCTGGCGATCGGGCTGCTCGTCGATGATGCGATCGTCGTCGTGGAGAACGTGGAACGCATTATGCGTGACGAAAACGTCTCCGCCCGCGAAGCAACCGAAAGATCGATGGGGGAGATCACCAATGCCCTGATCGGCATTGCTCTGGTCCTGACGGCGGTGTTCATCCCGATGGCATTCTTTTCGGGATCGGTCGGGGTCATATACCGGCAGTTTTCCGTGACGATAGCCAGCGCCATGATTCTCTCGGTGCTTGCCGCGGTGGTTCTGACGCCTGCGCTTTGTGCGATCATGCTCAAGCCGACGCATGGCGGTCCCCTGTCCCGTTGGTTGGGCTGGTTTGACCGTGGTTTCAACCGCACCACCAGCGGTTACACGGCTGTCGTGGGAAAACTGGTGGCGCGGCCGTTCACCGTGTTCGTTGCCTTTGCCGCCATCGTGATCGGGGCCTACGTTCTGTATCAACGGCTGCCAACCTCCTTCGTCCCCGAGGAGGACCAAGGCGTGCTGATGACACAGATTACGCTGCCGGCGGGTGCCAACGCCGTACGCACACAGGCCGTCGTTGACCTGGTCAAAGACTATTACCTCCAAGACGAGAAGGATGGAGTCCAAAGCGTATTCATGAGCCTCGGATTCGGCTTTGGCACCAGCGGGGAAAACACCGCGACCGGGTTCGTGAGACTTAAGGATTTCGATCAGAGAACTGATGCACGTTTGTCGGCTTCCGCCATTGCCAAGCGCGCTGCGGCCCATTTCAAGCAGATCCGCGACGCTGATGTCTTTGTGCTTCAGCCTCCTGCGATCCAAGGTATGGGCCAGTCCAGCGGCTTCACGATGTTCCTGCAGGATAGTGCCAATCAGGGCCGCGCCGCGCTCGTGGCGGCAAGCAACACGCTTGTAGAGCAGGGGGCCATGAAGCCCGCAATCACCAACCTGCGCGGCAACACCAAAACGCTCGAACCGCAACTGAAGCTAAATGTGGACCAGGAAAAGGCCAGTGCGATGGGTGTCGACCCTTCGACGATCAACGCCTTGGTCAGCACCGTGTTTTCGGGCACCAACGTCAACGACTTCGTCTATAACGGGGTCATTAAGCCGGTCTACGTCCAGGCGGACGCGCCGTATCGCATGCAGCCAGGGGATATCAACCACTGGTATGCGCGCAGCAGCAATGACGAGATGGTGCCATTTACCGCCTTTGCCGGGTCCTCCTGGATTCAGGGATCACCGTCGCTCGCGCGGTTCAACGGCACCGCAGCTATTGAAATCGCTGGATCGGCGGCGCCGGGCAAAAGCTCCGGGGCAGCCATGGGCCAAGCCGAGAGCCTTGTTTCGGCACTCCCCGGCGGCTTCACCTCGGCGTGGTCCGGCCTTTCCTACCAGGAGCGCTTGGCAGGCTCGCAGGCCGCCATGTTGTACGCAATATCGGTTCTGGTGGTCTTTCTGTGTCTCGCCGCTCTCTACGAAAGCTGGTCGATCCCGTTTTCGGTCATCCTGGCCGTCCCGGTCGGTGTCCTGGGGGCCTTGCTTGCAGCTTCGGTATTTGCCCAATCGAACGACGTATATTTCAAGGTCGGCCTGCTCACCACCATTGGATTAACGGCCAAGAACGCAATTCTCATTGTAGAGTTTGCCAAAGACCTGATATCGAAGGGACGTCCGCCCATCGAGGCGGTACTGCACGCTGCAGGATTGCGTCTGCGACCAATCGTGATGACTTCGCTGGCATTTGTCCTGGGCGTGCTGCCGCTTGCCCGAGCGACGGGAGCGGGATCATCGGCTCAGAACTCGATTGGTATAGGCCTCATGGGCGGCATGCTGACAGCCACCGTCCTGGGCGTCTTCTTCGTGCCAGTATTCTTCGTAACGATCGCCAGATTGGTTGGTGCTCGCGGATCATCGGCAGTGACAAGCCTGGAGACAGAAATTGACCGCACTTGA
- a CDS encoding CopG family ribbon-helix-helix protein, with the protein MATETKVLTAHVPLGLAEKVEAMASRLERSRGWVMKQALAAWVDQEEERHRMTLEALEDVDAGRVIDHQAIQAWADSLGTDKPLPAPVK; encoded by the coding sequence ATGGCTACCGAGACGAAAGTATTGACCGCGCATGTCCCGCTCGGGCTCGCGGAGAAGGTCGAGGCGATGGCCTCGCGGCTTGAACGCTCGCGCGGCTGGGTGATGAAGCAGGCGCTCGCGGCTTGGGTCGATCAGGAGGAGGAGCGTCACAGAATGACGCTCGAAGCCCTAGAGGATGTCGATGCCGGCCGAGTGATCGACCACCAAGCGATTCAGGCGTGGGCCGACAGCCTCGGGACGGACAAGCCGCTGCCCGCGCCGGTCAAATGA
- a CDS encoding type II toxin-antitoxin system RelE/ParE family toxin, producing MKIQWTSKASSDLVRLHEHLSPVAPEAAARVVQQLAHAPDRLLDYPRIGEKLEAYEPREVRRIIVGNYEMRYEIANATIFILRLWHCRENRSFESEE from the coding sequence ATGAAGATCCAGTGGACCAGCAAGGCGTCGTCGGACCTTGTGCGTCTGCACGAGCATCTCAGCCCGGTCGCACCCGAGGCGGCGGCGCGCGTGGTCCAGCAGCTCGCCCACGCGCCGGATCGACTGCTCGACTATCCGAGGATCGGCGAGAAGCTAGAAGCTTATGAGCCGCGCGAGGTTCGCCGGATCATCGTCGGCAACTATGAGATGCGCTACGAGATCGCGAACGCCACCATCTTCATCCTGCGTCTGTGGCACTGCCGCGAGAACCGCAGCTTCGAGTCGGAGGAGTAG
- a CDS encoding RNA polymerase sigma factor — MNVRTLKMGKLYEAEHSRLRSFVRRLVGNPATAEDLVQQAFTNLIGRSEDAALDGSAYITQTVRNLALNHLRDVRRRAQVELSGLEIEHVADALPSPEMATLYRSELRRLLEAIAQLPTRRREAFVLNRIEGLSYDEIAVRMGISRNTVITQVVAALAELDRRLPVK, encoded by the coding sequence ATGAACGTCCGCACATTGAAGATGGGCAAGCTGTACGAGGCCGAACATAGTCGGCTTCGCTCCTTTGTGCGTCGCCTTGTCGGCAACCCGGCAACGGCCGAGGACCTGGTTCAGCAAGCCTTCACCAACCTGATCGGGCGAAGTGAGGATGCGGCGCTGGACGGCAGCGCCTACATCACCCAGACAGTACGAAATCTTGCCCTCAACCATCTGCGCGACGTCCGCCGACGGGCGCAGGTCGAGCTGTCCGGCCTCGAAATCGAACATGTCGCGGATGCGCTGCCGTCGCCCGAAATGGCAACGCTGTATCGCAGCGAATTACGCCGGCTGCTGGAAGCAATCGCGCAATTGCCCACACGCCGACGCGAGGCCTTCGTGCTGAACAGGATTGAAGGTCTGTCCTATGATGAGATTGCCGTGCGCATGGGCATCTCCCGGAATACCGTGATCACGCAAGTGGTCGCCGCGCTTGCAGAGCTCGATCGTCGGCTGCCGGTGAAATAA
- a CDS encoding FecR family protein, with product MEALEWFVLLKDEKVSPADRRAFNKWLAADPSHAAAYDRAGVLWERFDIVTPEYERLRRSGRISRRNAMLGGLAVLAAGPAVYLLMRQASSPDYQTGVAERLTFTLSDGSLVELGSYSALSLDFTPQQRRLVLHRGQAFFRVASDATRPFIVQAEMGTAEALGTEFDVKLTPEGVLVSVIEHSVRIEAAQSSPVILQAGWQLRYDAVSVQPPIRVDLSMVQAWRHVSLGT from the coding sequence ATGGAGGCGCTGGAATGGTTCGTCCTTCTGAAGGACGAAAAGGTCAGCCCGGCGGATCGCCGCGCCTTCAATAAGTGGCTGGCGGCCGATCCCTCGCACGCTGCCGCCTATGATCGAGCCGGGGTGCTGTGGGAACGCTTCGACATCGTAACGCCGGAGTATGAGCGGCTGCGCCGGTCAGGTCGGATAAGCCGCAGGAACGCGATGCTCGGCGGCCTGGCGGTGCTGGCGGCCGGACCGGCCGTCTACCTGCTCATGCGGCAGGCCTCGTCGCCCGATTATCAAACCGGGGTAGCCGAACGGCTCACCTTTACGCTTTCCGATGGCAGCCTCGTGGAACTGGGCAGCTATTCGGCGCTGTCGCTGGATTTCACGCCGCAGCAGCGCCGTCTGGTTCTGCACCGCGGCCAGGCGTTCTTCCGGGTGGCGTCCGATGCCACGCGCCCCTTCATCGTTCAGGCGGAGATGGGAACGGCCGAGGCGCTCGGGACGGAGTTCGACGTGAAGCTCACGCCGGAGGGCGTCCTGGTGTCCGTCATCGAGCATTCGGTGCGGATTGAAGCCGCCCAATCTTCTCCCGTCATTCTCCAGGCCGGGTGGCAACTCAGATACGACGCTGTCAGCGTCCAGCCTCCCATTCGCGTCGACCTGTCGATGGTGCAGGCATGGCGGCATGTGTCGCTTGGCACTTAA
- a CDS encoding TniQ family protein, with amino-acid sequence MIENPPPRQLPVCLPPHSDELLSSWISRHAAFYAVPPLVMLRHCLPEASALRAADLHLSSDQEIRLANIFGTEPAVVRRMIFTNVAQSSRRLIATRPTQVCTSCSPGHAEPAPILRSQLLGWRITCALCGNQLRDAGGRELASPFRQHRVAAIHGERLLDDEAERGIGTWTSPADIARLLLMRRVPTLVPREHDLWRFRLLGAVIPDLDHVIAERQENLPTPAKPILPLHLRPALLAGVAIVERAGPEMLRMLRGHMMGDNRVRFTDATENMIARGRKWKASSQMHLI; translated from the coding sequence ATGATTGAGAACCCACCGCCACGGCAGTTGCCGGTGTGCTTGCCGCCCCATTCTGATGAACTCCTGTCCTCCTGGATCAGTCGCCATGCCGCCTTCTACGCGGTCCCTCCGCTTGTCATGCTTCGGCATTGCCTGCCGGAGGCCTCCGCGTTGCGCGCGGCCGATCTCCATCTGAGCAGTGATCAGGAAATCCGCCTGGCCAACATATTCGGCACCGAACCGGCCGTGGTGCGTCGAATGATCTTCACAAATGTCGCGCAATCATCGCGTCGGCTCATCGCCACGCGGCCAACGCAGGTCTGCACGAGTTGCAGCCCGGGACATGCGGAACCGGCGCCGATCCTGCGAAGCCAGCTTCTGGGGTGGCGTATTACGTGCGCTTTGTGTGGAAACCAACTCCGGGATGCCGGCGGTCGCGAACTCGCCTCCCCTTTCCGGCAACATCGCGTTGCGGCCATTCATGGCGAAAGGCTGCTCGACGATGAAGCCGAACGGGGTATCGGAACCTGGACATCACCAGCCGACATTGCTCGGCTTCTCCTGATGCGACGCGTTCCAACGCTTGTACCCCGGGAGCACGACCTCTGGCGCTTCCGGCTGCTCGGCGCAGTCATCCCCGATCTCGACCATGTCATCGCCGAGCGACAGGAGAACCTGCCTACACCTGCAAAGCCGATCCTGCCGCTCCACCTGCGGCCGGCTCTGCTCGCCGGCGTTGCCATCGTCGAGCGTGCCGGACCGGAGATGCTCCGGATGCTACGGGGGCACATGATGGGTGACAACAGGGTCCGGTTCACTGACGCCACCGAGAACATGATAGCCCGAGGTCGTAAGTGGAAAGCTTCATCGCAGATGCACTTAATTTGA
- a CDS encoding TniB family NTP-binding protein gives MNDEVSHLTASAAALLAETDERRIRAIRSRRWVLYPRAKQALDRLSGLLDHPRGTRMPSVAIYGDSGMGKTMIMKRFRDEHPPSFNPLTGTLKTPVLAMEMTSRPGERRFYSELLTLLGAPQRPRADIAQMEQAALRIMEAIGVQVLVIDEVHNILAGSYREQRIVLNTFRFLSNRLQISLVCFGVNEAREAISGDVQLARRFEQFTLSRWAANEQFETLVASILRNTPLRRPSVLTPKSLRRILQITEGITASIFHVINSLAVEAIECGREHINDEAVENWEPEFDAEAAFA, from the coding sequence ATGAACGATGAAGTCTCCCACCTGACCGCCAGCGCAGCAGCACTGCTTGCCGAAACTGACGAGCGACGCATTCGAGCGATACGATCACGCCGCTGGGTTCTCTACCCGCGCGCCAAGCAGGCGCTCGACCGGCTGAGTGGCCTCCTCGACCATCCGCGAGGCACGCGCATGCCCTCGGTCGCGATCTATGGCGACAGCGGTATGGGAAAGACCATGATTATGAAGCGGTTCCGGGACGAGCACCCGCCGAGCTTCAATCCACTGACCGGCACGCTAAAGACACCGGTCCTGGCCATGGAAATGACCAGCCGTCCCGGCGAGCGACGGTTCTACTCCGAACTACTTACCCTTCTCGGCGCGCCGCAGCGGCCTCGCGCCGACATCGCCCAGATGGAACAGGCGGCGTTGCGGATCATGGAAGCGATCGGCGTGCAGGTGCTGGTCATCGACGAGGTGCACAACATCCTCGCCGGATCCTACCGCGAGCAACGCATCGTCCTGAATACGTTCCGCTTCCTCAGCAATCGTCTGCAGATCTCCCTGGTCTGCTTCGGTGTCAACGAGGCGCGGGAGGCCATCAGTGGTGACGTCCAGCTTGCGCGCCGGTTCGAGCAGTTCACCTTGAGCCGGTGGGCTGCAAACGAACAGTTCGAGACCCTGGTGGCCTCGATCCTGCGCAACACGCCGCTGCGTCGACCCTCGGTGCTTACGCCGAAATCGCTGCGACGGATCCTGCAGATCACAGAGGGTATCACCGCCAGCATCTTCCACGTAATCAACAGCCTGGCCGTCGAAGCCATCGAGTGCGGCCGCGAGCACATCAACGACGAAGCCGTCGAGAACTGGGAGCCAGAGTTCGATGCCGAGGCGGCATTCGCATGA
- a CDS encoding Mu transposase C-terminal domain-containing protein: MSDPFPDEIDEALWDEACRRADAIRGFLRRHPGRTTAGNVAGLAAELGLSQATAYRMVKLFRAGGTVLSLVDRKRGRPEGHRTLDEKREEIVRRTINAFYLKRTRPTVSQLVRDVQTNSMSAGLKPPHRRTIVARLEDIDLQKRARRRGEQKIVKATTAVPGAFGASRPLEVVQIDHTKADVFVVDEETRQPIGRPWLTLAMDICSRMVTGFYLTMDAPSRLSTSLCLLHSVFDKSAWLREREIREPWPVAGLPNTVHVDNGSDFRSRAFKRGCEDAGMAIEWRPPGEPRFGGHIERLIGTQMGKLHLLPGTTFSNEQELGEYNSKRHAALTLRELERYIALDFVGSYHQSIHSSLSRPPIAVWREHEGEIPLRLPQDRLRFWLTFLPEQERTLRPTGIHLFGLRYWSAALTADVGRTERRLLVKYDPRDLARIFVRRPSGNFVEARYADVTLPSITLHEALTARRTLLAKGRREVDTRAIVRTALVQRELVDAATRKTAAARRGEASSKSKVDDRGWGSLRGVDSSKPVPFVEDTD, from the coding sequence ATGAGCGACCCATTTCCCGACGAAATTGATGAGGCGCTTTGGGATGAAGCGTGCCGGCGTGCGGATGCGATTCGTGGCTTTCTAAGGCGCCACCCCGGCCGCACTACGGCCGGAAATGTTGCAGGACTCGCGGCGGAACTCGGCCTTAGCCAAGCTACAGCTTACCGCATGGTCAAGCTGTTCCGCGCCGGGGGAACCGTCCTGTCGCTTGTGGACCGCAAACGCGGGCGGCCGGAGGGTCATCGCACCCTGGATGAGAAGCGTGAGGAAATCGTTCGGAGGACCATCAACGCGTTCTACCTGAAGCGGACACGACCGACGGTCTCGCAGCTGGTCCGGGACGTGCAGACGAACTCCATGTCGGCGGGGCTGAAGCCGCCGCATCGCAGAACGATCGTCGCTCGCCTTGAGGACATAGACCTCCAGAAGCGTGCCAGGCGACGCGGTGAACAGAAGATCGTCAAGGCGACAACGGCCGTTCCCGGAGCGTTCGGTGCCTCCCGCCCCCTCGAGGTGGTCCAGATCGACCATACCAAGGCCGATGTATTCGTTGTTGACGAGGAGACCCGGCAGCCGATCGGCCGGCCGTGGCTGACCTTGGCGATGGACATCTGCAGTCGGATGGTCACCGGGTTCTATCTCACCATGGACGCACCGTCGCGGCTGTCGACCAGCCTGTGCCTCTTGCATTCCGTCTTCGATAAGTCGGCATGGTTGAGAGAACGCGAGATCAGGGAGCCGTGGCCCGTGGCTGGCCTGCCGAACACGGTACATGTCGACAACGGATCCGACTTCCGAAGTCGAGCATTCAAGAGAGGTTGTGAGGATGCCGGGATGGCAATCGAATGGCGGCCGCCGGGCGAGCCGCGCTTCGGCGGTCACATCGAGCGTCTGATCGGCACGCAGATGGGAAAGCTGCACCTGCTGCCCGGGACAACATTCAGCAACGAACAGGAGCTCGGCGAATACAACTCAAAGCGGCACGCAGCGCTGACGTTGAGAGAACTCGAGCGCTACATCGCCCTCGATTTCGTCGGCTCCTACCATCAGTCGATCCACAGCTCCCTGAGCCGCCCGCCGATTGCGGTCTGGCGGGAGCACGAAGGCGAGATCCCGCTTCGACTGCCACAGGATCGGCTCCGCTTCTGGCTGACCTTCCTGCCTGAGCAGGAGCGCACCTTGCGGCCGACCGGTATTCATCTGTTCGGCCTGCGCTACTGGTCGGCAGCGCTCACCGCCGACGTCGGGCGTACTGAGCGCCGCCTGCTTGTGAAGTACGATCCGCGCGACCTGGCGCGCATCTTCGTTCGACGGCCATCAGGAAACTTTGTGGAAGCCCGTTATGCCGACGTCACCCTGCCCTCGATAACCCTGCACGAGGCGTTGACCGCCCGACGCACCCTGCTGGCGAAAGGCCGCCGTGAAGTCGACACCCGCGCCATCGTCCGCACCGCGTTGGTGCAGCGAGAACTGGTCGACGCCGCGACCAGAAAGACGGCGGCGGCGCGCCGCGGCGAGGCTTCGTCAAAATCGAAGGTGGACGATCGGGGATGGGGCTCGCTCCGCGGTGTCGACTCCAGCAAACCTGTACCCTTTGTTGAGGATACGGATTGA